In Epilithonimonas zeae, the DNA window TTTCCACGGATAGCGTATAATACAAGACTGTTAGAAGTATTATTCTCAGGCTTGTAACCCCACATAAACTGGGTGTATTTCAAGTTAATAGGTCTTGCTTTGATAGCCGCATCACTATTAAGTAATTTATTTACAACTGCTGTATCAGACAATTTTACATTGGCAACAGCATTTCCAGGTGTAGAATTCAATTGAATCAAGTTCATCAAATTCGTAGTTTTTGCAACACCAATAGAGTCTCCTTTAGCTTTAATCAATTGATCCAACTGAGAGAAATAAGGAACAACTTCCTGCATTAACTGTACTTCCCAAAACTGAAGTTTCGCAGAAGTTGCCAACATTTTTTTAACTCTGTCGATATCTTTGATACCAGGCATTTCCACCAAGATTCTTCCAGTTCCAGGAACTCTCTGAACGTTTGGCTGCGTAACACCCATTTTGTCGATACGTGTTCTAAGAACTTCATAAGCTGTTCCAACAGACGCATCTATTTTCTTTCTTACGATATTTTTTACCTGATCATCCGGCGTGTTGAACTTAATCTCAGAAAGATTAGTATTACCGAAGATCTCAGGATCTGCAAGTTTTAGGTTGGTTCCTTTTTCTTTGTTAACCGCTTCGAACTGGGTGAAGAAATCCTCGATGTATTGTTTACTTGAGTTTTTCTGAGCTTTGTCGGTTCTGTTAAGTGCTTCTATTAAAGTAGCATTTGTAGAATAATTACTAAGATCGTTTACCAAATCTCTTTGGTTGATCTCTAGCAATACGTTGATACCACCTTTAAGATCCAATCCGAGTTTCATTTCTTTCTGTTTAGCAGAAGCATAATCCAGTTTTGTAAAACCTAAATTAAGCGTGTCTTTAGAAAGTCTGTCGAGTTCGGCTTGGTATTTCACCTGATTCTCACCTGCAACGGCTCTTGCTTCTTTTTCTATTTTATTGGCATAGAAAGAAGGCAGAAGCTCATTGAGACAAATCAATCCAAGAACGATGGCAACTAGTGTAACGAGTCCTTTTCCTTGCATTTTCTTACGATATATATAATTTTAGTCGGCAAATATAATGATTTATAGTGGAAATAAGAATTTGAAAATGAGAAATATGCGGACATTGGCTATTTACAAATAATATATCTTATTTTTTTAATAAAAATCTGATAAAAATTGACGAATTTTAAAGATTAAATAAAAATAATTAAATTAGGTATTAATTTTGATAATTTAAATAACCAATTCTAAAATAATCAGTTATGAAAAAAATCTTACTTATTCTTTCCTTCGCTTTTGCCTCGGAAGTCCAATCTCAACAAATTTCTCTGGAAGAGTTTGCAACCGCCTCCAATCCTGTAGAAATTATCGCTTCGCCAACCAATGACAACAGACTTTTTGTTGTTCAACAATCTGGAACCATCAGAATTTTGAACACCAACGGAACATTTGAAACCGCTAATTTTTTAAATATCACTGATAGAGTCAATTTCAGTGGTGAAATGGGTTTATTAGGGTTGGCTTTCCACCCAAACTTTGTCAACAATCGCTATTTCTATGTTTATTATAACAGAGCTGGCAGAACAATTACGGTTTCCAGATTTACAGCCAATTCCAGCAATCCAAACACAGCGGACGTGGCTACTGAAAAAGTGATGTTATCCATTCCAAAAAATAATACCAATCACAATGGCGGAAGTATCCATTTTGGCGCTGATGGTTATCTATATATTTCCACTGGTGATGGCGGAGGCGCCGGCGATACTGACAACAATGCGCAAAATAAAAATTCTCTTTTGGGAAAACTATTGAGAATAGATGTTAATTCTGAAAATGCTTATAATATCCCTTCCGACAATCCCTTTGTTGGCGTTGATGGAGCGGATGAAATCTGGGCTTACGGATTGAGAAATGCTTGGAAATATTCTTTTGACAGAACAACTAATAACCTTATGATTGCTGATGTAGGACAAGGTGCAATTGAAGAAATCAACAGAGTTTCTGCCACAGTTCCAGCCGTTAATTACGGATGGCGATGCTATGAAGGTAACAACAATTATAATATCTCGGGTTGCGCCAATTCTTCTACGATGACTTTCCCAGTTGCAGAATATAATCATTCCGGTGGAAAATGTTCTATTACGGGTGGCTATGTTTATAGAGGAAATCTCTACACAGACCTGATTGGTAAATATCTTTTTGCCGATTATTGTTCAACCCAAATCGGTATTCTTGACAATACAACAATTACCTGGACTTCTGCTTTTTCGGGAAATATGTTTACAACATTCGGGGAAGATAATGACAAACAACTCTACATTGCTGCATCTAACGGAAAGATTTTTAAAATCAAAACCAATAATCTGGCAGTTTCTGACCTTAATAAAAATCAAATTCTTGTAACACCTAATCCTGCAAAAAATACAATTTATATCAAAAACCTTAACGAGAAAAATATTTCTGCAGAAGTTGTTGATTTATCAGGAAAGATTGTTCATCAGGCTTTGGTTTCTGATATTAATACGTCATTTGATGTTTCCGGGTTAAAAACAGGAACTTATATTCTCAATCTTAAAAAAGGAGGTATGAGAATTTTGACTACAAAAATTATTAAAGA includes these proteins:
- a CDS encoding PQQ-dependent sugar dehydrogenase, whose protein sequence is MKKILLILSFAFASEVQSQQISLEEFATASNPVEIIASPTNDNRLFVVQQSGTIRILNTNGTFETANFLNITDRVNFSGEMGLLGLAFHPNFVNNRYFYVYYNRAGRTITVSRFTANSSNPNTADVATEKVMLSIPKNNTNHNGGSIHFGADGYLYISTGDGGGAGDTDNNAQNKNSLLGKLLRIDVNSENAYNIPSDNPFVGVDGADEIWAYGLRNAWKYSFDRTTNNLMIADVGQGAIEEINRVSATVPAVNYGWRCYEGNNNYNISGCANSSTMTFPVAEYNHSGGKCSITGGYVYRGNLYTDLIGKYLFADYCSTQIGILDNTTITWTSAFSGNMFTTFGEDNDKQLYIAASNGKIFKIKTNNLAVSDLNKNQILVTPNPAKNTIYIKNLNEKNISAEVVDLSGKIVHQALVSDINTSFDVSGLKTGTYILNLKKGGMRILTTKIIKE